A single Brachybacterium sillae DNA region contains:
- a CDS encoding S-layer homology domain-containing protein, with amino-acid sequence MRPGYEHYDAVLWAWHRGIVKGFPDGTYRPLAPVNRDAMCAFLHRLAGSPEVDRPRSEPFRDVRPGVEHYEAIIWAYQMGIARGWPDGTFRPTQPINRDAIAAFIYRYAGSPSFPKPTTPPFRDVPVTIPFAKEIAWLKAEGITKGWPDGTYRPWTTVKRDAMAAFLFRIKEEQQIAFKAAG; translated from the coding sequence ATGCGGCCCGGGTACGAGCACTACGACGCGGTGCTGTGGGCCTGGCACCGGGGCATCGTCAAGGGCTTCCCGGATGGGACCTACCGTCCGCTGGCCCCGGTGAACCGTGACGCCATGTGCGCCTTCCTGCACCGTCTCGCCGGGTCCCCCGAGGTGGATCGCCCGCGCTCGGAGCCGTTCCGCGACGTGCGTCCGGGTGTGGAGCACTACGAGGCGATCATCTGGGCGTACCAGATGGGCATCGCCCGCGGCTGGCCAGACGGAACCTTCCGCCCCACCCAGCCGATCAACCGCGACGCCATCGCCGCGTTCATCTACCGCTACGCCGGGTCCCCGTCGTTCCCCAAGCCCACCACCCCGCCGTTCCGTGACGTGCCGGTGACGATCCCCTTCGCGAAGGAGATCGCCTGGCTGAAGGCCGAGGGCATCACCAAGGGCTGGCCGGACGGCACCTACCGTCCGTGGACCACGGTGAAGCGCGACGCCATGGCGGCCTTCCTGTTCCGCATCAAGGAGGAGCAGCAGATCGCCTTCAAGGCGGCGGGCTGA